Proteins encoded by one window of Danaus plexippus chromosome Z, MEX_DaPlex, whole genome shotgun sequence:
- the LOC116777823 gene encoding insulin-like growth factor 2 mRNA-binding protein 1 isoform X2, with the protein MDEDLSQSASGGASPTYDESRSRILISGLSMHARFDTIEPLLSQYGNVQQCDKINSRDANTQAVYITFETPEQAQQAINGLNGCEVEGARIKVEAADGMARGGRRGRPGGGRGGGGALGGGSRPTDFPLRLLVQSDMVGAIIGRQGSTIRLITQQSRARVDVHRKDNVGSLEKAITIYGNPDNCTNACKRILEVMQQEANNTNKGEICLKILAHNNLIGRIIGKGGNTIKRIMQETDTKITVSSINDINSFNLERIITVKGTIENMAKAESQISAKLRQSYENDLQVLAPQSIMFPGLHPMAMMSTGRGFCGAPPPFPPPIYAPLAGQGGAQQGAGDSQETTYLYIPNNAVGAIIGTKGSHIRNIIRFSNASVKIAPLEQDKVIEGVPGAGAVAAPGSVAAQQERKVTIVGSPEAQWKAQYLIFEKMREEGFMSGSDDVRLTVAIVVASSQVGRIIGKGGQNVRELQRVTGSLIKLPEQPQPPTAAGNDHETTVHIVGHFYSVQSAQRRIRSMVAQASAPGRHRRAAPPPPPPAQQ; encoded by the exons CCGGTCAAGGATTCTCATCAGTGGGCTATCAATGCACGCTCGCTTCGACACCATCGAGCCACTACTATCACAGTATGGCAACGTGCAACAATGCGACAAAATCAACTCACGCGATGCCAACACCCAAGCGGTGTACATTACATTCGAGACCCCGGAGCAGGCGCAGCA AGCCATCAACGGTCTGAACGGATGCGAAGTAGAGGGCGCGCGTATAAAGGTAGAGGCGGCGGATGGTATGGCGAGGGGTGGACGGCGTGGTCGACCAGGCGGCGGTCGCGGCGGTGGCGGCGCTCTCGGAGGCGGCTCGCGTCCTACTGATTTTCCTCTTCGCCTCCTTGTTCAGAGTGACATGGTTGGAGCTATCATAGGCCGTCAGGGAAGCACTATCCGCCTCATCACTCAGCAGAGCCGTGCCCGCGTTGACGTTCACCGTAAAGATAACGTTGGCTCCCTAGAGAAAGCTATCACCATATATGGCAATCCAGATAATTGTACGAATGCCTGCAAAAGGATACTTGAAGTTATGCAACAGGAAGCTAACAACACTAATAAGGG TGAAATATGCCTTAAAATATTGGCTCATAATAACTTGATTGGTCGCATAATCGGCAAGGGTGGCAACACAATCAAGCGAATAATGCAGGAAACCGATACAAAGATTACTGTATCATCcataaatgatataaacagttttaatttggAGCGAATCATAACTGTGAAAGGTACTATTGAGAACATGGCTAAAGCAGAGTCACAAATTTCGGCCAAACTGCGTCAAAGTTACGAAAACGATCTGcag gTACTGGCGCCGCAGAGTATAATGTTCCCTGGGTTACACCCAATGGCAATGATGTCGACGGGGCGCGGATTTTGTGGTGCGCCGCCTCCTTTCCCACCGCCTATATATGCGCCGCTGGCCGGCCAGGGCGGCGCGCAACAAGGTGCTGGCGACTCGCAAGAAACGACCTATCTTTATATTCCGAATAATGCTGTGGGTGCAATAATTGGCACAAAGGGATCACATATACGCAACATAATTAGATTCAGCAATGCATCTGTAAAGATTGCTCCTCTTGAGCAAGATAAGGTTATTGAAGGTGTGCCAGGCGCTGGTGCAGTTGCAGCTCCAGGCAGTGTGGCTGCACAACAGGAGAGGAAAGTGACTATCGTAGGAAGTCCTGAAGCACAGTGGAAG GCGCAGTATTTGATCTTCGAGAAGATGCGTGAGGAGGGATTCATGTCTGGCTCTGATGATGTGCGACTGACTGTGGCAATAGTGGTAGCATCGTCGCAGGTGGGCCGCATCATCGGGAAGGGTGGGCAGAATGTGCGTGAGCTACAGCGCGTCACCGGATCGCTTATTAAGCTTCCCGAGCAGCCGCAACCGCCGACCGCAGCTGGTAACGACCACGAGACTACTGTACACATCGTCGGCCACTTCTACAGTGTTCAG TCCGCGCAGCGACGCATCCGCTCGATGGTAGCGCAGGCGTCGGCTCCGGGTCGCCACCGACGCGCTGCCCCGCCACCGCCACCGCCCGCGCAGCAGTAG
- the LOC116777823 gene encoding insulin-like growth factor 2 mRNA-binding protein 1 isoform X1, protein MSNSLEQQFGDLNLSQEDHDQIFEQEDHQDQSRSRILISGLSMHARFDTIEPLLSQYGNVQQCDKINSRDANTQAVYITFETPEQAQQAINGLNGCEVEGARIKVEAADGMARGGRRGRPGGGRGGGGALGGGSRPTDFPLRLLVQSDMVGAIIGRQGSTIRLITQQSRARVDVHRKDNVGSLEKAITIYGNPDNCTNACKRILEVMQQEANNTNKGEICLKILAHNNLIGRIIGKGGNTIKRIMQETDTKITVSSINDINSFNLERIITVKGTIENMAKAESQISAKLRQSYENDLQVLAPQSIMFPGLHPMAMMSTGRGFCGAPPPFPPPIYAPLAGQGGAQQGAGDSQETTYLYIPNNAVGAIIGTKGSHIRNIIRFSNASVKIAPLEQDKVIEGVPGAGAVAAPGSVAAQQERKVTIVGSPEAQWKAQYLIFEKMREEGFMSGSDDVRLTVAIVVASSQVGRIIGKGGQNVRELQRVTGSLIKLPEQPQPPTAAGNDHETTVHIVGHFYSVQSAQRRIRSMVAQASAPGRHRRAAPPPPPPAQQ, encoded by the exons CCGGTCAAGGATTCTCATCAGTGGGCTATCAATGCACGCTCGCTTCGACACCATCGAGCCACTACTATCACAGTATGGCAACGTGCAACAATGCGACAAAATCAACTCACGCGATGCCAACACCCAAGCGGTGTACATTACATTCGAGACCCCGGAGCAGGCGCAGCA AGCCATCAACGGTCTGAACGGATGCGAAGTAGAGGGCGCGCGTATAAAGGTAGAGGCGGCGGATGGTATGGCGAGGGGTGGACGGCGTGGTCGACCAGGCGGCGGTCGCGGCGGTGGCGGCGCTCTCGGAGGCGGCTCGCGTCCTACTGATTTTCCTCTTCGCCTCCTTGTTCAGAGTGACATGGTTGGAGCTATCATAGGCCGTCAGGGAAGCACTATCCGCCTCATCACTCAGCAGAGCCGTGCCCGCGTTGACGTTCACCGTAAAGATAACGTTGGCTCCCTAGAGAAAGCTATCACCATATATGGCAATCCAGATAATTGTACGAATGCCTGCAAAAGGATACTTGAAGTTATGCAACAGGAAGCTAACAACACTAATAAGGG TGAAATATGCCTTAAAATATTGGCTCATAATAACTTGATTGGTCGCATAATCGGCAAGGGTGGCAACACAATCAAGCGAATAATGCAGGAAACCGATACAAAGATTACTGTATCATCcataaatgatataaacagttttaatttggAGCGAATCATAACTGTGAAAGGTACTATTGAGAACATGGCTAAAGCAGAGTCACAAATTTCGGCCAAACTGCGTCAAAGTTACGAAAACGATCTGcag gTACTGGCGCCGCAGAGTATAATGTTCCCTGGGTTACACCCAATGGCAATGATGTCGACGGGGCGCGGATTTTGTGGTGCGCCGCCTCCTTTCCCACCGCCTATATATGCGCCGCTGGCCGGCCAGGGCGGCGCGCAACAAGGTGCTGGCGACTCGCAAGAAACGACCTATCTTTATATTCCGAATAATGCTGTGGGTGCAATAATTGGCACAAAGGGATCACATATACGCAACATAATTAGATTCAGCAATGCATCTGTAAAGATTGCTCCTCTTGAGCAAGATAAGGTTATTGAAGGTGTGCCAGGCGCTGGTGCAGTTGCAGCTCCAGGCAGTGTGGCTGCACAACAGGAGAGGAAAGTGACTATCGTAGGAAGTCCTGAAGCACAGTGGAAG GCGCAGTATTTGATCTTCGAGAAGATGCGTGAGGAGGGATTCATGTCTGGCTCTGATGATGTGCGACTGACTGTGGCAATAGTGGTAGCATCGTCGCAGGTGGGCCGCATCATCGGGAAGGGTGGGCAGAATGTGCGTGAGCTACAGCGCGTCACCGGATCGCTTATTAAGCTTCCCGAGCAGCCGCAACCGCCGACCGCAGCTGGTAACGACCACGAGACTACTGTACACATCGTCGGCCACTTCTACAGTGTTCAG TCCGCGCAGCGACGCATCCGCTCGATGGTAGCGCAGGCGTCGGCTCCGGGTCGCCACCGACGCGCTGCCCCGCCACCGCCACCGCCCGCGCAGCAGTAG
- the LOC116777823 gene encoding insulin-like growth factor 2 mRNA-binding protein 1 isoform X3 has product MDTMAKYRSRSRILISGLSMHARFDTIEPLLSQYGNVQQCDKINSRDANTQAVYITFETPEQAQQAINGLNGCEVEGARIKVEAADGMARGGRRGRPGGGRGGGGALGGGSRPTDFPLRLLVQSDMVGAIIGRQGSTIRLITQQSRARVDVHRKDNVGSLEKAITIYGNPDNCTNACKRILEVMQQEANNTNKGEICLKILAHNNLIGRIIGKGGNTIKRIMQETDTKITVSSINDINSFNLERIITVKGTIENMAKAESQISAKLRQSYENDLQVLAPQSIMFPGLHPMAMMSTGRGFCGAPPPFPPPIYAPLAGQGGAQQGAGDSQETTYLYIPNNAVGAIIGTKGSHIRNIIRFSNASVKIAPLEQDKVIEGVPGAGAVAAPGSVAAQQERKVTIVGSPEAQWKAQYLIFEKMREEGFMSGSDDVRLTVAIVVASSQVGRIIGKGGQNVRELQRVTGSLIKLPEQPQPPTAAGNDHETTVHIVGHFYSVQSAQRRIRSMVAQASAPGRHRRAAPPPPPPAQQ; this is encoded by the exons CCGGTCAAGGATTCTCATCAGTGGGCTATCAATGCACGCTCGCTTCGACACCATCGAGCCACTACTATCACAGTATGGCAACGTGCAACAATGCGACAAAATCAACTCACGCGATGCCAACACCCAAGCGGTGTACATTACATTCGAGACCCCGGAGCAGGCGCAGCA AGCCATCAACGGTCTGAACGGATGCGAAGTAGAGGGCGCGCGTATAAAGGTAGAGGCGGCGGATGGTATGGCGAGGGGTGGACGGCGTGGTCGACCAGGCGGCGGTCGCGGCGGTGGCGGCGCTCTCGGAGGCGGCTCGCGTCCTACTGATTTTCCTCTTCGCCTCCTTGTTCAGAGTGACATGGTTGGAGCTATCATAGGCCGTCAGGGAAGCACTATCCGCCTCATCACTCAGCAGAGCCGTGCCCGCGTTGACGTTCACCGTAAAGATAACGTTGGCTCCCTAGAGAAAGCTATCACCATATATGGCAATCCAGATAATTGTACGAATGCCTGCAAAAGGATACTTGAAGTTATGCAACAGGAAGCTAACAACACTAATAAGGG TGAAATATGCCTTAAAATATTGGCTCATAATAACTTGATTGGTCGCATAATCGGCAAGGGTGGCAACACAATCAAGCGAATAATGCAGGAAACCGATACAAAGATTACTGTATCATCcataaatgatataaacagttttaatttggAGCGAATCATAACTGTGAAAGGTACTATTGAGAACATGGCTAAAGCAGAGTCACAAATTTCGGCCAAACTGCGTCAAAGTTACGAAAACGATCTGcag gTACTGGCGCCGCAGAGTATAATGTTCCCTGGGTTACACCCAATGGCAATGATGTCGACGGGGCGCGGATTTTGTGGTGCGCCGCCTCCTTTCCCACCGCCTATATATGCGCCGCTGGCCGGCCAGGGCGGCGCGCAACAAGGTGCTGGCGACTCGCAAGAAACGACCTATCTTTATATTCCGAATAATGCTGTGGGTGCAATAATTGGCACAAAGGGATCACATATACGCAACATAATTAGATTCAGCAATGCATCTGTAAAGATTGCTCCTCTTGAGCAAGATAAGGTTATTGAAGGTGTGCCAGGCGCTGGTGCAGTTGCAGCTCCAGGCAGTGTGGCTGCACAACAGGAGAGGAAAGTGACTATCGTAGGAAGTCCTGAAGCACAGTGGAAG GCGCAGTATTTGATCTTCGAGAAGATGCGTGAGGAGGGATTCATGTCTGGCTCTGATGATGTGCGACTGACTGTGGCAATAGTGGTAGCATCGTCGCAGGTGGGCCGCATCATCGGGAAGGGTGGGCAGAATGTGCGTGAGCTACAGCGCGTCACCGGATCGCTTATTAAGCTTCCCGAGCAGCCGCAACCGCCGACCGCAGCTGGTAACGACCACGAGACTACTGTACACATCGTCGGCCACTTCTACAGTGTTCAG TCCGCGCAGCGACGCATCCGCTCGATGGTAGCGCAGGCGTCGGCTCCGGGTCGCCACCGACGCGCTGCCCCGCCACCGCCACCGCCCGCGCAGCAGTAG